The Pogona vitticeps strain Pit_001003342236 chromosome 3, PviZW2.1, whole genome shotgun sequence genome includes a window with the following:
- the DDIT4 gene encoding DNA damage-inducible transcript 4 protein — MPVSWDSFSSSLPPIPEQRENPPAFSWEKSAYQEEASRAARLETSDCESLDSSLSSEGDAQEYLDEVSLPDFDLLNDPEDELLCANLMKLIQVSLNKAKINSNRASRLLMPNQLVTQVGKELLHLAYREPCGLRGALIDLCVEQGKGCHSVGQIAVDPSLVPTFQLTLVLRLDSRLWPKIQGLFSSGSAFSPGFSQSLKLSTGFRVIKKKLYSSEQLLIEEC, encoded by the exons ATGCCCGTCTCGTGGGACAGCTTCTCCTCTTCGCTGCCTCCCATCCCGGAGCAGAGGGAAAACCCTCCTGCCTTTTCGTGGGAGAAGAGCGCTTACCAAGAAGAGGCCAGTCGCGCTGCGAGGCTGGAGACCTCCGATTGCGAATCCCTGGACAGCAGTTTAAGCTCCGAAGGAG ATGCACAAGAATATCTAGATGAAGTGTCCTTGCCTGATTTTGACTTGTTAAATGATCCAGAGGATGAACTCCTGTGTGCCAACCTCATGAAGCTAATCCAAGTCAGTCTCAACAAAGCCAAGATCAACTCCAACCGCGCCTCCCGGCTCCTTATGCCCAACCAGCTGGTCACACAAGTTGGGAAGGAACTGCTTCACTTGGCTTACCGGGAGCCCTGTGGTTTGCGGGGGGCCCTCATTGACTTGTGTGTGGAACAAGGGAAGGGATGCCACAGTGTGGGGCAGATTGCAGTGGACCCCAGCCTAGTGCCTACCTTCCAGCTGACTCTGGTTCTAAGACTGGATTCCCGCCTGTGGCCAAAAATCCAGGGACTCTTTAGCTCCGGCTCAGCTTTCTCTCCAGGCTTTAGCCAATCACTGAAGCTCAGCACTGGTTTCAGAGTGATTAAAAAGAAGCTGTACAGCTCTGAACAGTTGCTCATAGAGGAATGTTGA